Genomic window (Vampirovibrionales bacterium):
GACGCGGGCAACACCATTACCTTTGACCTAAAAGATAACAGTGTCTCCGATACCAAGCTGAGAGATTCGACCGGTCTTTCCGTGATTGGCCGTTCCGCCAATTCAACTGGAGATCCGGCGGATATTACGGCGGGAAGTGATGGCGGTATCCTGAGACGTTCGGGGACGACACTGGGATTTGGAAATATCCCTTCAACCAGCGTGACGGGTCTTGGATCGCTTGCCACCAAGAACACGGTCGGCACTTCCGATATTGATAATGATTCTGTGACATTCGGCAAGGTTCAGAATATTACATCTCAACGTCTATTGGGACGTTCAACGGCGGGTTCCGGGGATATGGAAGAAATTACCCTGGGAACCGGATTGTCTTTGGATAGTGGGACGTTAAGCGCAACCGGCGGTGGTGGGGGTGGTGGTGCGCCAACGGACGCCACCTACATCACCCAGACATCCAGTAGCGGCCTATCCAATGAACAGGCGTTGTCTGCGCTTTCTACAGGCATTGTCAAAGTAACCACCGGCACGGGGGTTCTGTCGAGCGTTGCTGCGCCATCGGGTGCGATTGTAGGCACAACAGACACGCAAACCCTGAGCAACAAGCAAATCACTCCCAGAGTAGTGGCGCTGACTTCCGGCACCACGGTTAATACAGATGCTTCAACGGGAGACGTATTTACCCTATCACTGGCGCATGACGCAACAATGGCGGCTCCCAGCAATCCAACAAACGGTCAATTAATCACTTACCGGATTCAACAAGATGCTACAGGCGGTAGAAATTTAGCCTGGAATGCTATCTTCGGTATTAAAAGGCTTGATCTTAATACCTACAGTTATAATACCCAACCTTTTACCATGACAGAACCTAGCAGCTTGTCAGACTTGCAGCAATCGCCGGAAGCCGGAATAATTTTTGAAGTCTCATTCCGATATAATTCCAGCCTTTCAAAATGGGAAACGGTTCATTATACGGGTCTTGGTTTTCATGAAGAAGCTGGCAGTTTCGTTCTTGGCAGCACTACCGGCACTATCGATGAACTGCCGGAGAATGACGATATTGGGCAAGTCGGTACAGTAAACTGGACAAATCCTGGCAACGTAACAGCGGAAGATAACAGCTATGCTACTGTCGTTCTTGGAACAAATGATATTTCTTATTGGCTAAAGGTATCAGACTTTGAGCTTGGTGTGCCAAATCAGGCGTCAGTAGTTTCGGCGATTTGCAAACTGAATATAGAAATCACCGCTAAAACAACGGTACAACAGCTTTACTCTATTGTTATAACGCCTATGACTGATGGGCCAGGGGACGAATTAGGGAACTACGCTAACTTACTATTTTCAGATGATGGGTCTGTTACTTTCGAGCTTTCAACCAGTGAGCAGACAATAGCATGGGAACTCGACTTCACTCAGAGCTACTTTAGATTAGCTTCAAATCAATGGATTGATACAGAAACATTTGGGATCGCGCTTCAGATTGCCAATATGGGCGCTCCAAGCGCCACAGTGTCTATTGACAGTATTAAGTTGAAAGCAACGTGGATTGATCCTGGCTAAAACCAACGATGAGGATAAACCATGAAAGATAACGAGACGATTTTTCTTCATCTGGGACGCCTGGAAGGGAAAGTGGATGCGATTCTTTCCAACCAGACCCTGATGGCGAATCAACTGGACGATCACGATGATCGCATCGGAAAACTGGAACACCACCATTCATGGTTTCTCGGTGCTTCCGCCGTGGTGGCCAGTGTGGTGGCGACCGCCGTGGGATTCTTCAAAGGGGGTCACTGATGGAAGAAGAAAAGATGGATGCCCTCTATGGCCTGTTTCTGGAGGACTTATTGGCCCTGGTGAAATCCGGGAAAGTCAAAGCCAGTGACAGAGCAGTCATTCGCCAGTTTCTCCGGGATCACGATATGGCCTCCAAGCGTCCCAAGCCCAGTACCCTAGAAGCATTGGTGGATAGGCTACCTCACTTTGGCGATGATGACGATCCGGTTGACGATCACTAGAGCCAATGCAAAAAAACAGTCGAGACCCGTTACTGGATTTTCGGGTCTTTTTGTTTGTCGTCTGGAAATTTCTGGGGCTGCCTGAACCAACGCCCATTCAATACGACATTGCTCACTGGCTACAACAGATTTACAAGAAACGCGGCCCACGCCGGGCCATCATCGAAGCATTCCGAGGGGTAGGGAAAAGCTGGATTACGGTGGCCTTTGTTTGCTGGGCGCTTTACCTCAACCCGCAACTCAAGATTCTGGTAGTTTCGGCATCCAAGTTTCATGCCGACAACTTCACCACTTTTGCCATGCGCCTCATTATGGACATGCCCGAACTGGAGCATTTGAAGCCCAGAGGAGATCAGCGTAACTCCAAGGTAAGTTTTGATGTCGGCCCGGCCACGGCTGACTTGGCACCTTCGGTCAAATCGGTGGGGATTACCGGCCAACTCGCTGGCTCACGAGCCGATCTCATTGTGGTGGATGACGTTGAGGTGCCAAACAACTCTGCAACTCAGATGATGAGGGAGAAGCTGGCCGAAGCCGTCAAGGAATTCGATGCTATTCTCAAGCCCAACGGGATCGTTATCTATCTGGGAACACCCCAGACTGAGATGAGCTTGTACAACATCTTGCCGGAACGTGGTTACACGCTTCGGATCTGGCCTGCCCGGTATCCTGGTAATGAGTTGGTTAAGTATTACGGGGATAAGCTCTCTCCCAAGATTCTCAAGGCGCTGGAATCCGATGAGTTCCTAGTGGGAAGTCCCACTGATCCCAAACGCTTCTCGGATTTTGACTTGCTGGAACGGGAGAATTCTTACGGGCGTTCCGGTTTCCAGTTGCAGTTCATGCTCAACACACGCCTATCGGATGCTGAACGCTACCCACTCAAGCTCAATGATCTGGTGGTCATTGACTGCAACGTGGAACTAGCCCCGGAGAAAGTCATTTGGGCCAGTTCACCGGAACTCATCATCAACGAGCTTCCCAACGTGGGCCTGGGTGGGGACAAATATCACCGGCCAATGGCGATTCAGGGTCAGTGGATTCCCTATACGGGATCGGTTATGGCCATTGACCCGTCAGGCCGGGGCAGTTCCGAAACCGCCTATGCCGTGGTCAAAATCCTCAACGGCCAGTTGTTCTTGCTGGAATCCGGGGGCTTTCTGGGTGGCTATACCGATGAGACGCTTGGCAAGCTAGCAGAAATTGCCAAGCGGCAGAAGGTCAACCGGGTGCTGATCGAGTCCAACTTTGGGGACGGTATGTTCACGCAACTTCTGAAGCCGGTGATGGCCAAGGTGCATCCAGTCACGATGGAAGAGGTCAAGCACAGCGTCCAGAAGGAAAAGCGGATTATCGACACGCTGGAGCCAGTCTTGAACCAACATCGGCTCATTGTGGATCGCCGACTCATTGAGCAGGACTACCAATCCACCCAGAGCCTGCCGTCAGAACAAGCTCTCAGATACCAGTTGTTCTACCAGATGACCCGGATTACCAAGGAGCGGGGAGCCTTGGCCGAGTATGACCGCTTGGATGTCCTGGCAATGGCCGTCGCCTACTGGGTCGAGCAGATGGCCCGCGATGTAGATATGGCCATTGCCGACGAGAAGGAACGTCGTCTCAAGGATGCCTTGGAAAATTTTATGGATCATGTGATGGGTCATAAACCCAAGCAGGATACGTGGATGTAGTGCTGTGCTGTTTTCATTGATATAATGGGGGGATGTTTAGTTACAATCGCTTATTCAGCCTGTTCCTACTGCTTCTCCTGTTTTTGGGAGGGCTTGGCGCTCAAAGTGGCCTGGTAATGTGCTATGGAGCCGATGGCCATGTTGCCATCGAAGTGGGTAGAAGCGATTGCAGTGATAAACCCCTGCAAATTGATAATTCTCACAACCG
Coding sequences:
- the terL gene encoding phage terminase large subunit, whose product is MQKNSRDPLLDFRVFLFVVWKFLGLPEPTPIQYDIAHWLQQIYKKRGPRRAIIEAFRGVGKSWITVAFVCWALYLNPQLKILVVSASKFHADNFTTFAMRLIMDMPELEHLKPRGDQRNSKVSFDVGPATADLAPSVKSVGITGQLAGSRADLIVVDDVEVPNNSATQMMREKLAEAVKEFDAILKPNGIVIYLGTPQTEMSLYNILPERGYTLRIWPARYPGNELVKYYGDKLSPKILKALESDEFLVGSPTDPKRFSDFDLLERENSYGRSGFQLQFMLNTRLSDAERYPLKLNDLVVIDCNVELAPEKVIWASSPELIINELPNVGLGGDKYHRPMAIQGQWIPYTGSVMAIDPSGRGSSETAYAVVKILNGQLFLLESGGFLGGYTDETLGKLAEIAKRQKVNRVLIESNFGDGMFTQLLKPVMAKVHPVTMEEVKHSVQKEKRIIDTLEPVLNQHRLIVDRRLIEQDYQSTQSLPSEQALRYQLFYQMTRITKERGALAEYDRLDVLAMAVAYWVEQMARDVDMAIADEKERRLKDALENFMDHVMGHKPKQDTWM